Within Epilithonimonas zeae, the genomic segment TAATCAAAGAAGTAAAATCTTTCTACGAAGATTACGAACCGACCAAAGCTGCAAGAGCAATCAATACGTTTGTTAATGATAACTTGTCCAATTGGTACGTGAGACTATGCAGAAGACGTTTCTGGAAAGGTGATTATTCTGATGACAAAATTTCCGCTTATCAGACTTTATATACTTGTCTTGAAACTGTTGCTAAATTGTCTGCACCAATTGCACCATTCTTTATGGACCAATTGTTCCAGGATTTGAACAAAGTGACAGGCAAAGATTTGGTAAATTCTGTTCACTTGACGGATTTCCCTGTTGCAGATGAAAGTTTGATTGACCAGGATTTGGTGGAGAAGACACATTTGGCTCAGCAAATTACTTCGATGGTTTTTTCATTGAGAAAAAAAGAAAATGTAAAAGTTCGTCAGCCACTTCAAAAAGTGATGATTCCTGTTTTGGACAAAAAGACAGAAGAGCAAATTTTGGCAGTTTCAGAACTCATCAAGCAAGAAGTGAATGTTAAGGAATTACAACTGATTAATGCAGAAGAAGCGTCGCATCTCATTGTAAAACAGATCAAACCAAATTTCAAAACGCTTGGCGCGAGATTAGGAAAAGATATGAAAACGGTTGCTGGTGAGATTTCAAACTTCAGTTCTGAGCAAATTGCTGAACTTGAAAAATCAGGAAAAGTAGAGGTTGCAGGCTACGAAATTACGATAGAAGATGTTGAGATTTCTACGAAAGACATCCCAGGTTGGACGGTTGCAAGTGAAGGAAAAACAACTGTGGCATTAGATTTGGTATTGACGGATGAATTGAAGGCTGAAGGAGTCGCAAGAGAGTTCATCAACAGGGTTCAAAACCTTAGAAAAGACAAAGATTTTGAATTAACGGACAGAATATCAATCCAGTTGGAAGAATCTTGCCCTTACAAAGAAGAATTTATTAACAATGATGCATATATTTCTGCAGAAGTATTGTCGGATAAAATAGAATTTGTAAATTCACTTTCAAATTATGATGAAATAGAGATAGATGAAGAACAATTCAAAGTAAAAATTGAAAAAAAATAATCAATATTTATTTTCTGTTAAGAATTTATTAATTGAAAGTATTACCAGAATTAATTCAAATTTTATCTTTATTCTTGCTGATTTAAAAATGCGTGGCTGCTAAGGAAAGCCAAAAAAAATAAAAATTTGAACAATTAATAACGATGGAAATGGCAGACGAAAAATTACGATATAGTGATGCTGAACTTCAGGAATTTAAAAAACTGATCCAAGATAAAATTTCAAAAGCTGAGAATGACCTTGGCCTTATTAAAGAAAGTTTTATCAATAATCAAAATAACGGTACAGATGACACTTCACCAACCTTCAAAGCGTTTGAAGAAGGTGCAGAAACGCTGAGCAAAGAACAAAATGCTATCTTGGCATCCAGACAGGAAAAATTTGTTCGCGACTTGAAACACGCTTTGATCCGAATAGAGAACAAAACGTATGGTGTTTGCAGAGTAACTGGAAAGCTGATCCCTAAAGAAAGATTAAAAGCAGTCCCTCATGCTACTTTGAGTATCGAAGCTAAGAACATGCAAAGATAAATAGCTAATTATCAAAATATTAAGTCCGAATTTCTAATTCTAAAGATTGGAAATTGGGACTTTTTTCTTATAACAAAATGACTTATTTAATTATTTTACTTTTGTTTGTGGCGATTGGATTTGTATTGATGAAAAACAAATCCGTCAAAAATATCTTCAAAGCTGAAGAGAAATATTACACGATTGATGATGAATACAACGCCAAAAGAAAAGATCGGGAAGACAAAATCGATAAACTCCTTGGCAAAATGGGAAAAAATGGCTTGGCAGATTTGTCTGAAAAAGAACGCAAAAGGCTGGACGAATTGTCTAAGAAATAAGTAATTTGAATTACATTTGCAAAAATTTTTCTTGAAGAAAAATTAATTTAAAAACATTCAGAAATGGAATCAATCATTGTACATCCAAAAAATTCTATGGAGCTGACAGCACTGAAAAGTGTTTTGAAAGATATGGGAATTGAGTTTGAAAAATTTCACACGAAAAATAATTTTCATAATCAGAAAACCATCCAAAAAATCAGCGAAAGAAAAGAAAAAAAAATTACCCGAAACCAAAAACCAAAAGGATTGTAATGAAGAAGATTGTTGCCATTACTCTATTGATACTTTTCATTGATCAATTTTCTAAAATCTACGTTAAAACTCATTTCTATCTTGGAGAAAGCGTGAATGTTCTCGGACTCAACTGGTTCAAGATGACTTTTGTGGAGAATCCTGGAATGGCTTACGGACTGCATTTCGGTGGATTGTGGGGAAAATATGCTCTGATTCTTTTAAGAATCGTTTTAGCTATTGGAATGGTTGTTCTATTTAAAAAATGGCTGAGAGAAGGCGCTTCCAATTATTTGATTATTCCAATGGCAATGATATTTGCCGGTGCAATAGGTAATGTTTTTGATGGCGTTTTCTACGGTGTAATTTTCGACAGCGGAACTTTTTATGATGCAGAATCCGGAAGATGGATTGATTATGGCGGAATTTCTAAACTGACACAATTCGGTCACGGTTATTCGGATTTGATGAAAGGTTGTGTTGTAGATATGCTGCATTTCCCTTTGGTTGATACAACTTGGCCAGAATGGGTTCCTGTTTTTGGAGGCAACAGAATTGAATTCTTCAAATATATTTTCAACGTTGCGGATAGTTCTATTACGCTTGGTGCATTATTTCTTTATATCTTTAGAAAAAAAGCATTCCCGAACGGATTGGATTTTTAAAGAATTCTAAAATTAAAACACAAATGAAAATACTTAAAAACTTAATCAAAATATTCCTGTTATTTATTGTAGCAGGATTTCTTTTTATCTTTTTTGCCAATTATTCCATCAAAAAAGATAGTGATTCTTTTATTTCGTATTCGGTTTCTGACCTTCCGAAGGTGAAAACCGCAATAGTTTTAGGCACCAACAAAAGCCTGAGCAACGGAAATCCCAATCTTTATTTCAAATACCGAATCGATGCTGCCACAGAATTATACAAATCAGGAAAAATAGAATCGATTATCGTAAGCGGAGACAATTCTGTAAAAGGTTATAACGAGCCTGAGCAGATGAAGCTTGACCTTATTGCCAACGGAATTCCGGCTGACAAAATCTATGAGGATTTCGCCGGTTTCAGAACCTTAGATTCTGTTGTGAGAGCCAAAGAGATTTTTGGACAAAGCAAAATTATTTTCATTTCACAAAAATTTCATAATGAACGGGCAGTTTTTTTAGCTCAAAAATTTGGGATAGAAGCTTTCGGATACAATGCAAAAGATGTCAACAAATATGCTGGACTGAAAACCAATCTTCGCGAATATCTTGCAAAGGCAAAGGCTTATTTGGATATTTGGTTTAATGTTGAACCCAAGTTTGGCGGCGAGAAGATTGAAATCAAATAATTTTTGTTATTTTTAGAATCAATATTCTACTTATGACAAGATTCTTACTTTTGGTTTTCAGTGGTATGCTTTTTCTGTTTTCCTGCAAAGGAAATAAGGAGACTGATGACTTTGCCAATTCTGAAGATTATCAAAATCTCCTTTTGGGAATTCCGCAAGCTCAAATAGATTCTATTCGAAAGAGTGAGGAGAAAAAACAAGTGCTTCTGAGAAAACACTCATACGAGTTGGACTCTGTCACGACGATTGATCTGATGCTTCCCATTGGAAATTTTCTGAAAGAATATTCGTTTTCAAGCAACATTAACATCGTGGATCCCAACTCAACTTCGGGAGTAGATGAAGCGGAAAGCCCTATATCAGTTGGTATTCAAAATCCTTTTTCTGACGGTGATTCAGGAGAAGTTTTGTTGATAGGAAAATCTTCTAACCCTAATATTTTTCCAGTTTCCGACATCAAAAAATTCAATGAAACAGAGAAAATTCTGTTTGAAGGTAAAGATGCTTTGATGTTTATTGATGGATTTGGGAGAAAAAAATTGTATTACAGACAATACAATCCTGCGAATTCCATTTACTATCTTTATACAGCAGAAGTTCCGAAATACGATGATCAGAAGTTGCAATACGCTTCATTATTTTCTATTTACAAAAAAGCTCAAAACCTACTGGCTTTCAACAAAGAAACAACGGCAGAAAATCTAACTTGGGAGAAAGCAAAACCAAGTCTTTCTGAACCTGAATTGAAAAACTACGGCATTTACTACAAATCTTTGGAAAAAGAACTGAAATATTTCTTGAAAAATAATGACAGTGTTAACATCGAAAAGGGGAAAATGCAACTCTATCTTTATCGTGATGAGGATCATACGAAAAACACTTTTGATCAAGTTACGATTTTAGGAAATTCTGAGTTCAATGGAACATTCGACAATTTAGATTTTCAAAATCGATTATATCGTGGTTATTTTCACAGAATTTATGATCGTGAAGACGAGTTCAAAGTCATTAGAAAAATCAGCGACAACAGCATTTTGGTCAAGACAACCCATATTGGTTATAGTTCTGACACGATTAATTATTACATCATCAGTTCCATCAAAACAGAAAAAGGTCAGTTCTATCTCATCAGTCCGACTAATGAAAATGGGAATGATTTAAGCTCTTTGATGAATGATTATTTTAGTAAACATTTAAAAATCTAATGATGAAAGCAATTTTTTCACTTCTGATATTGTCCCTTGTCACAATCTCCTGTAATCCTGTTGGCGAAATCGTAACTGAAGAGACACCACTCGATCCTCAATTGGTCAACACTGTAGAAAATCTTGACCTCAAAAAAGGCGATGTCCTTGTAATCTGGGGAAAAATGGATGCTTCTTTTCTGAAGAATGACAATGTTCCTATTTTTCATCTAAGTTATAACCTTAGCCTCGATGATAAAACGATTGAGAATAAAACCGTAGGAATGTTTGCGGACAACAGCCGAATTATTAACTCTACCCACGAAATCCGAAAAGAAGAAAAGGAAGAAAATAATGCAGATGTTTTCGAAGACACTTCCAGCACAGAAGAATCCTCAACGGAAAAACCAGAAAAGATTGCAAAATCAGATTGGACTTTTGAACAGGAAGTTATTCAAATCCCAATCGAAAAAGACGGCAAATACACCTTAGATTATAAAGCCAACAGCTCCGATCAAGCTGCTGACAGTATGTTTACAAAAGTTTCTGTGATTATTCGGAAGAAATAAATTTACTTCTTATTCAATGTTTGATAGGCGATATAATAAATCCCATAGAAAACGATCGTCAACATAATCATCGCTATGGAAAATGTATGCTTTACAAAATCTAAAACGTAGTCTTTAAAAATAAATTCGGTTGCGTAAAGTCCTCCATAAAAAGGGAAAACCTTAATCATTGTAACAATTGCCGCCAGAATCACTGCGAAAATCCAATTGTATTTTTTGATGTAAGCTACAATCCATACACTTGCTATATAAATAAAACTCAGCAAGAGTCCTTCCACCCTTTTATCATTATCAAGAATGTCATTTTTGTAGTAAAACAAAATCAGCATTGATGCAATAATCAAATGGATTTTCTTGAGTTTATTGATGTTGCCGGCAGATAAAAATTTGATTTTATCATCAAATTTTATCATTAACAAAGACACAATATTGACAACAGGCATCCAGACCGTACTTCCCACAATCCCGTAATATTTCTGTTTCAAAACACTTCTTTCTTTTAAAAGCTGACCAGCAAATCTTGTAGAAATAATGAAGATTGCTATGACAGAAATACTATTCAGCCAGCCAAAAACCGTCAGTTTCTTACCAAAAAAATCGAGCTCCAGCGATACCGCACTTTCGATCAGATAGCCCAAAGAAAAAATAATACAGCTGACAGCAATCAAAACCGTAACACCAAAATAACGATTGGCAAATTGAAGTATTTTATTGGAGAATGTGTATATATTTTCTCTGTTCGAAAGGCAGCTCATTAAAAATAGAAATGCGCCTAAAAATGCTATGCTTCTCACAGACGTAAGAATGTAAAACAATAATGTAATAAAAAATTCTGTAGTTTTTGAGTTGAAGGTAGCCGAGGAAACAATCTGTTCTATAAAATCCAAATCAGAATTATAAAGCGAAAACAAGCCTAAAACAAGCAGAAAGACTTTGACAAAAGACCATTTCCCTGTTATATTTTCTTCACGCAAATAATTTTTGGAGAGAACAAAAACCGTTGCTAATGTTAAAAGAAGTGATGTGTAATTTTTGAGCGTTTTAGAATCGATAATTGTTTCAAAAGGAATGTAATAATCCAAAGTTTGTTTGATATCTTTCAGAAAAAAGAAAGAAAGTATCAACAGTGGTAAAACAATTAGAAGTAGCTTCCAACGCTTGTTAACAACAAAATACCAAGAAAAAAACAAGCAAGCTAATGCCGAAGACAAAAAGTCTAAGAATTTTGCAAGAAATGATGTTTTCACTTCCGGATAAAAATAATTGCTTACAAAATCTATCCCGATATAAATGATCAGAAAAATCCAAAGTTTTTGAATTGATTTGAATATTCTAGGTGATAAAATATCGTTATTCTCCATTTCTCAAATTGTTTTTACTAATATAATCAAAAACCATAAAGGATGTGTTAAAAATACTTATTCAAAAAGAATTTGTTTCCGCACTTCAACTTTCATACTTTTGTCTAAGTCAAAATAACATTAATTTTTAACAATGTCTAGAATCCTAACCGGAATACAAGCCACCGGAACCCCACATTTGGGAAATCTTTTGGGAGCCATCATCCCCGCAATCGAATTATCAAAACAAGCAGGAAATGAATCTTTTCTTTTCATCGCCAATCTGCACTCTTTAACCCAAATCAAAGATGCAAAAGAGCTTAAACAAAACACCTACGAGATTGCTGCGGCTTGGCTTGCCTGCGGACTAGACACAGAAAAAACTTTTTTTTACAGACAAAGCGACATCCCGGAAACTTGCGAGTTATCTTGGCATTTGTCGTGCTTTTTCCCTTACCAAAGATTGACTTTGGCGCATTCTTTCAAAGATAAAGCGGACAGATTACAAGATGTTAATGCAGGGCTTTTCACTTATCCAATTTTGATGGCAGCTGACATTTTGTTGTACGATGCAGAAGTTGTGCCTGTTGGGAAAGATCAATTGCAGCATTTGGAAATTGCCCGTGATGTTGCTTCAAGATTCAACAATCAAATGGGTGAAGTTTTGGTTTTGCCTCAGGCAGAATTGCAGGAAAACACCAAATATGTTCCCGGGACAGACGGACATAAAATGTCTAAATCGAGAGGAAATATCATCAATATCTTCTTGCCGGAAAAAGAATTGAAGAAGCAGGTGATGTCTATCGAAAGTGATTCTAAAACTTTGGAAGAACCAAAAGATCCATCTACGGATAAAATTTTTGCGATCTACGAATTAATTGCTACACCAGAACAAACCGAGGAATTGAGGACAAAATATCTTGCTGGAAATTATGGCTATGGACACGCGAAAAAGGAACTTTTGGATCTAATTCTAGTGAAATTCGCAAAAGAAAGAGAAACGTTCACTTATTATATGAATAACTTAGACGAGTTGGAAGCAAAATTGCAGGAAGGCGCTGGGAAAACCAGAGTTATTGCCACTGAAACAATCAAAAGAGTGAGAGAAAGTTTGGGAATTTAATTCTTCTGAACTTTAAAATATAACAAAGCCTTTCGAATTGAAAGGCTTTTATTTTATAAATATTGTTTGATTTCTGATAAATGCTTCACGAACTTCAAACCTTCTTCCAAAGGATTTTCATCCAAAACATCAAAGAAAATGATATCGATTCCGAAGTTTTGTGCTCCTTTCACATCAGCAACCCAATCGTCACCAATTAGAATACTTTCGTCTTTTTCAGCTTTTGCAAGATTAAGAGAATATTCAAAAATTTCTGGTCTTGGTTTTCTGATGTTGACAGAGTCTGCACTTGTAATCGTATCAAAAAAATCAGCAATTCCGGATAAAATACATTTCCTTTCGGTCACTTCTTGGAAACCGTTGGAAATAATGTGCATTTTGTAATTTTTGTCTTTCAGATAATTAAGTAAATCTAACGCGCCATCAACCAACTCATTATATTTCAGAATTTCGTCTAAGAAATGATGTTCAAAATAACCTGCAAGATTGGCATCATCCACACCGAAATTCAGGAATGTATCATAAAAACGATGTTTTCTCAGATATTCTTTATCAATTTCACCATCTCGGATTTGCTCCCAAAGTTTTTCATTGATGATATGATAAGTGCTGTGAAATTCCTCAAAATCTATCTTATATTTCTCAGAAATCCCTTGATTTTTAAACAGTTCTTGTATTGTCAAATATGCATTCTTGCGGTGATCCCAAAGCGTATTGTCGAGATCAAAAAAAATGTGCCTTATATTTTTCATAAGGCACAAATCTAATCATTTTTGATCCACGTAGGAAAGCTCAGTCATAAAAATCAATTATTAAAATCGAAAAAATTCTAGTTTTTAGAAACCAAAATTGTTTTTCTGTTTTTAGTTTTAAGCGTGTCGATATTCTTAGAATAACTCAGTAAAAAATCGATTATTTTTTTTTTAGGCATCAAAGCTTTTGTTGTTAAAGTGTCGTTTTTTTTCATAGGCTGACTTTTACAACAATAACGCCAAAAAAAAATCTTTATTATTAACTAATTATTATTTTGTTAAAATAATTTTATGTTCATCCATTATTTTTCTCAAATTAATGAGTGCATATCTCACTCTTCCAAGCGTTGTATTGATGCTCGTATCTGTATGATCTGCAATCTCTTTGAAGCTCAAACCATCAAAAAACCTAAGCTTAATCACCTCTTGCTGGTTGTCTGGCAACATCACAAGCATTTTTAGCAAATCTTCATTTATTTGATTAGCTATTAATTTATCCTCAATATTATTTTCCGGTTCTTTGATGATATCAAAGATGGAGAACTCTTCATTCTCGTAAGAAGTTTCAGAAATTTTAATATTTTTAGATTGTAATCTATAATGATCTATGATCAGATTATGAGCAATTCTTTTGGCCCAAAGAATGAATTTGTTTTCTTCTTTGTAGCGCCCTTCTTTCAGCGTAATAATAATTTTGATAAAAGTATCCTGGAAGATATCATTGGCCAAATCTTCATCCATCAACTTGTAAAAGATAAAGGAAAAAAGATCTTTCTTGTGCCTATTAATTAGTGCTGAGAGGGCTTTTTCCTCTCCGCTCTGATAAAGAAGAATCAGTTGGCTATCGGTTTGCGTTTTCATATTCACTCCTAAATATTTGAACCTATGCAGCCATCAATTACAATGTAATCAATCTGACAGTTTCGGTTCTGTTATTATTTTTTTAAGAGTAAATTTTTTCTATACGCAATTATTTTTTAGGTCTGTAAAAGTAATAAAAAAGATTAAACAAAATGTTAAAGGATTGTTAAACTTTCAATTTCTTTTCATTTGATGCAAATAAATCAAAAAAGTTAAATCATTTTATAACCACTAAAGGGATATTTATTGTGAAATTAACATTAAGCCCTTTGAGCTCTTTTCCATTAATTCCATCTTTATTTAGAGAAAATGCATAGCCTCCCATCAAATCAACAATCCCAAAAAGACTGAAACCAACTTTTGGGGCAATATATTTATTAGTAGCTTCTGCTCCGGCAACAAAATAATAAGAATGATAGAAGTCTACGTTTTTTTCAAAATTTAAAAGAAAATCAGCCTGGACTTTTGGCATTATAGCAAATTTTTGGTTTGCTGAACCCATCAAAGCAGAAACTCCAGTTCTGAAAATCACATCATCATTACTCAGAAAAAGTAACTTTCCGCCAACTTCACCAAAACTTTGGTTTTGATAAGTATAGCCAACATTCAACATTTTATGAACGGTTAGTTGCGCTTTTGCCAATCCACAAAAAACAATTAATAATATAATAGTGTAAAGTCTAGATTTCATTTTTTTATCTGATATTATATACGACAAAATTAACAAAAGGGATTTTGAAAATTTTATCTGAGCAAAGGAACATAAAATTTTAGAGAGTTTTTATGTTCCAGATAGAAGTTTAAAATAAAAAACTGCTTTACCAAAAGATAAAGCAGTTTCCAGATTTCTAAAATTCCGAATTTTACAATCCGAATTCTTTTTTAATATCCTCTACTCGATCCAGTTTCTCCCAAGTGAAAAACTCCAGATCTTTCAGGGTTAATTCGTTTTTCTGTCCTTTGTTGAAGGTTTTATCAGCTACGTAATAATCTTTCCCCATATGTCCGTAAGCTGCAGTTTCTATATAGATAGGATTTCTCAATTTAAGATTTTTCTCAACTGCATAAGGTCTAAGGTCAAACAATTGCTGAACTTTCTTAGCCAATTCTCCATCATTGATATCCAATTTTGAAGTTCCATAAGTATTGATATAAAGTCCACAAGGCTCTGCAACACCAATCGCATAAGAAACCTGAACCAAAACCTCATCTGCAACACCCGCAGCCACTAAATTTTTAGCAATGTGTCTTGTTGCATAAGCTGCGCTTCTGTCCACTTTACTTGGATCTTTTCCTGAGAAAGCACCACCACCGTGAGCACCTTTTCCTCCGTAAGTATCAACGATGATTTTTCTTCCCGTCAAACCTGTATCTCCGTGAGGACCACCGATTACAAATTTCCCAGTTGGGTTGATATGGTATTTGATATCCCCATTGAACAATTCCTGAATTTCTGGTTTCTGTTTAGCCTTAACTTTAGGAATTAAAATTTCGATGATATCTTTTTTGATTTTTGCTAACATCGCTTCTTCACTTCCGAAATCATCGTGTTGTGTAGAAACAACAATACTGTCGATTCTTACAGGTTTGTGATCATCAGAATACTCGATTGTTACTTGAGATTTTGCATCTGGACGCAAGTAAGGAATTGCGTTTCCTTCTCTTCTAAGATCTGCCAATTCTTTCAAAATCTGATGAGCAAGATCCAAAGCCAAAGGCATATAATTTTCAGTTTCGTTGGTGGCGTAACCGAACATCATTCCTTGATCACCAGCACCTTGAGCATTTGCTCTCGTTTCAAAGTCTGTTTCGTCCAAAGTTCTGTCAAC encodes:
- a CDS encoding YjjG family noncanonical pyrimidine nucleotidase, whose product is MKNIRHIFFDLDNTLWDHRKNAYLTIQELFKNQGISEKYKIDFEEFHSTYHIINEKLWEQIRDGEIDKEYLRKHRFYDTFLNFGVDDANLAGYFEHHFLDEILKYNELVDGALDLLNYLKDKNYKMHIISNGFQEVTERKCILSGIADFFDTITSADSVNIRKPRPEIFEYSLNLAKAEKDESILIGDDWVADVKGAQNFGIDIIFFDVLDENPLEEGLKFVKHLSEIKQYL
- a CDS encoding DUF6576 domain-containing protein; translated protein: MTYLIILLLFVAIGFVLMKNKSVKNIFKAEEKYYTIDDEYNAKRKDREDKIDKLLGKMGKNGLADLSEKERKRLDELSKK
- the trpS gene encoding tryptophan--tRNA ligase translates to MSRILTGIQATGTPHLGNLLGAIIPAIELSKQAGNESFLFIANLHSLTQIKDAKELKQNTYEIAAAWLACGLDTEKTFFYRQSDIPETCELSWHLSCFFPYQRLTLAHSFKDKADRLQDVNAGLFTYPILMAADILLYDAEVVPVGKDQLQHLEIARDVASRFNNQMGEVLVLPQAELQENTKYVPGTDGHKMSKSRGNIINIFLPEKELKKQVMSIESDSKTLEEPKDPSTDKIFAIYELIATPEQTEELRTKYLAGNYGYGHAKKELLDLILVKFAKERETFTYYMNNLDELEAKLQEGAGKTRVIATETIKRVRESLGI
- a CDS encoding vancomycin high temperature exclusion protein encodes the protein MKILKNLIKIFLLFIVAGFLFIFFANYSIKKDSDSFISYSVSDLPKVKTAIVLGTNKSLSNGNPNLYFKYRIDAATELYKSGKIESIIVSGDNSVKGYNEPEQMKLDLIANGIPADKIYEDFAGFRTLDSVVRAKEIFGQSKIIFISQKFHNERAVFLAQKFGIEAFGYNAKDVNKYAGLKTNLREYLAKAKAYLDIWFNVEPKFGGEKIEIK
- a CDS encoding TraR/DksA family transcriptional regulator; translation: MADEKLRYSDAELQEFKKLIQDKISKAENDLGLIKESFINNQNNGTDDTSPTFKAFEEGAETLSKEQNAILASRQEKFVRDLKHALIRIENKTYGVCRVTGKLIPKERLKAVPHATLSIEAKNMQR
- a CDS encoding lipoprotein signal peptidase; the encoded protein is MKKIVAITLLILFIDQFSKIYVKTHFYLGESVNVLGLNWFKMTFVENPGMAYGLHFGGLWGKYALILLRIVLAIGMVVLFKKWLREGASNYLIIPMAMIFAGAIGNVFDGVFYGVIFDSGTFYDAESGRWIDYGGISKLTQFGHGYSDLMKGCVVDMLHFPLVDTTWPEWVPVFGGNRIEFFKYIFNVADSSITLGALFLYIFRKKAFPNGLDF
- a CDS encoding RNA polymerase sigma factor, with the translated sequence MKTQTDSQLILLYQSGEEKALSALINRHKKDLFSFIFYKLMDEDLANDIFQDTFIKIIITLKEGRYKEENKFILWAKRIAHNLIIDHYRLQSKNIKISETSYENEEFSIFDIIKEPENNIEDKLIANQINEDLLKMLVMLPDNQQEVIKLRFFDGLSFKEIADHTDTSINTTLGRVRYALINLRKIMDEHKIILTK
- a CDS encoding DUF2683 family protein; this translates as MESIIVHPKNSMELTALKSVLKDMGIEFEKFHTKNNFHNQKTIQKISERKEKKITRNQKPKGL
- the metK gene encoding methionine adenosyltransferase: MSYLFTSESVSEGHPDKVADQISDALIDHFLAYDKNSKVACETLVTTGQVVLAGEVKSEAYLDVQQIARNVINKIGYTKSEYMFNGDSCGVISAIHEQSPDINQGVDRTLDETDFETRANAQGAGDQGMMFGYATNETENYMPLALDLAHQILKELADLRREGNAIPYLRPDAKSQVTIEYSDDHKPVRIDSIVVSTQHDDFGSEEAMLAKIKKDIIEILIPKVKAKQKPEIQELFNGDIKYHINPTGKFVIGGPHGDTGLTGRKIIVDTYGGKGAHGGGAFSGKDPSKVDRSAAYATRHIAKNLVAAGVADEVLVQVSYAIGVAEPCGLYINTYGTSKLDINDGELAKKVQQLFDLRPYAVEKNLKLRNPIYIETAAYGHMGKDYYVADKTFNKGQKNELTLKDLEFFTWEKLDRVEDIKKEFGL